One region of Brassica napus cultivar Da-Ae chromosome A10, Da-Ae, whole genome shotgun sequence genomic DNA includes:
- the LOC106372608 gene encoding protein REVEILLE 4-like isoform X2: MTSSLSSNPMVAEEERPMETSTDLIETTTTEAPEKKVRKAYTITKSRESWTEGEHDKFLEALQLFDRDWKKIEDFVGSKTVIQIRSHAQKYFLKVQKNGTLAHVPPPRPKRKAAHPYPQKASKNAQMSLHVSMSFPTQINNVPGFTSWDDDTSALLNIAVSEVILPKDELTTLCGGGEDVIESNGSTSGGSPSASGIGSSSRTLSDSKTANQAPSMHGLPDFAEVYNFIGSVFDPDSKGRMKKLKEMDPINFETVLLLMRNLTVNLSNPDFEPAGKVLNN; this comes from the exons ATGACTTCGTCGCTTTCAAGCAATCCGATGGTCGCTGAAGAAGAAAGACCGATGGAAACGTCAACAGATCTTATAGAGACAACGACGACGGAAGCTCCGGAGAAGAAGGTGAGGAAAGCCTACACGATCACTAAGTCCAGAGAGAGTTGGACGGAAGGAGAGCACGATAAGTTCCTCGAAGCTCTTCAATT GTTTGATCGTGACTGGAAAAAGATTGAAGATTTTGTTGGTTCAAAGACAGTTATTCAG ATCAGGAGCCATGcgcaaaaatactttttgaaggTCCAGAAAAACGGGACTTTAGCACACGTGCCACCTCCTAGGCCTAAACGCAAAGCTGCTCATCCTTATCCTCAAAAGGCATCGAAGAATG CTCAAATGTCGCTTCATGTTTCAATGTCCTTTCCTACTCAAATAAATAACGTGCCTGGATTCACTTCATGGGATGATGATACCTCTGCATTGCTTAACATAGCCGTAAGCGAGGTTATTCTACCAAAAGATGAACTTACTACTCTTTGTGGAGGAGGAGAAG ATGTTATTGAATCGAATGGGTCAACAAGTGGGGGTAGTCCTTCAGCATCTGGTATAGGAAGCTCAAGCAGAACACTATCTGATTCCAAAACGGCGAATCAAGCTCCCTCAATGCACG GTCTTCCTGATTTTGCTGAAGTTTATAACTTCATTGGGAGTGTCTTCGATCCTGACAGCAAAGGCCGCATGAAAAAACTCAAGGAAATGGATCCTATTAATTTCGAAACT GTTCTGCTATTGATGAGAAACCTCACAGTGAACTTGTCAAACCCTGACTTCGAACCTGCT GGGAAGGTCCTGAACAATTAA
- the LOC106372609 gene encoding mediator of RNA polymerase II transcription subunit 4 — protein sequence MLQHQIGQSPARLGLTGPGSPSVQNLTPSRHGHPTSSSSSQSHHQQQQIQQPPNLPPSSAAASSSSSAAVSSSALLSLLPPLPRAQALLQQMAVLSSKLFDVSPNRALWLSAFRGSLPSFLTSHSLPPPPPLEIPNPSSTKEILSQFNSLQMQLFEAVTELQEILDLQDAKQKLAREIKSKDSSLLAFANKLKEAERVLDMLVDDYADYRKPKRTKTEDEENDNESSPSVTTTVSSQLKLKDILAYAHKISYTTFAPPEFGAGQAPLRGALPPAPQDEQMRASQLYAFADLDIGLPKTVENIEKKVEALMEPPPPPESMNLSAIQGLLPPNIAVPSGWKPGMPVELPKDWRLPAPPPGWKPGDPVVLPPELVPAPRAQEQQQMRPPQGLHRPPDVIHVREVQLDIMEDDSSEYSSEESSDDEE from the coding sequence ATGCTACAGCATCAGATCGGTCAATCTCCGGCGAGACTAGGGCTAACAGGCCCTGGCTCTCCTTCCGTACAAAACCTAACGCCTTCTCGTCATGGCCATCCaacctcctcttcctcctcccaATCTCACCACCAACAACAACAGATCCAACAACCTCCTAACCTACCACCTTCCTCCGCCGCAGCCTCATCCTCATCCTCGGCGGCTGTTTCCTCGTCCGCTTTGCTATCACTCCTTCCGCCGCTTCCCCGAGCGCAGGCTCTTCTCCAGCAGATGGCGGTTTTATCATCCAAGCTCTTCGACGTCTCTCCTAATCGCGCGCTCTGGCTCTCCGCCTTCCGCGGCTCCCTCCCTTCGTTCCTCACCTCGCACTCGCTCCCGCCGCCTCCGCCGCTCGAAATCCCTAATCCTTCGTCCACCAAGGAGATCCTCTCTCAGTTCAATTCCCTCCAGATGCAGCTCTTCGAAGCCGTCACGGAGCTTCAAGAGATCCTAGATCTCCAGGACGCGAAGCAGAAGCTCGCGCGTGAGATCAAATCCAAAGACTCGTCTCTCCTCGCCTTCGCCAACAAGCTCAAGGAAGCTGAACGTGTTCTCGATATGCTCGTTGACGATTACGCCGATTACCGCAAACCAAAACGAACCAAAACTGAAGACGAAGAGAATGACAATGAGTCTTCTCCCTCTGTTACCACCACAGTCTCTTCTCAGCTCAAGCTTAAGGACATCTTAGCCTACGCTCACAAGATCAGCTACACAACATTCGCTCCTCCTGAGTTCGGCGCAGGGCAAGCGCCTCTCCGTGGCGCATTGCCACCAGCTCCACAAGACGAGCAAATGAGAGCTTCTCAGCTCTACGCCTTCGCTGATCTCGACATTGGTCTACCTAAAACCGTGGAGAACATCGAGAAGAAGGTTGAAGCACTCATGGAGCCACCACCTCCACCAGAAAGCATGAATCTTTCTGCGATTCAGGGCCTGCTTCCACCGAATATCGCAGTTCCTTCGGGATGGAAACCGGGAATGCCGGTGGAACTGCCGAAAGATTGGCGCTTGCCGGCTCCGCCTCCTGGATGGAAGCCAGGAGACCCTGTTGTGTTACCGCCTGAGTTGGTTCCCGCGCCTAGAGCACAGGAGCAGCAACAGATGCGGCCTCCTCAGGGACTTCACAGGCCGCCTGATGTCATACATGTCCGAGAGGTTCAGCTTGACATTATGGAGGATGATAGCAGTGAATACAGCAGCGAGGAGAGTTCAGACGACGAGGAATAA
- the LOC106372608 gene encoding protein REVEILLE 4-like isoform X1 → MTSSLSSNPMVAEEERPMETSTDLIETTTTEAPEKKVRKAYTITKSRESWTEGEHDKFLEALQLFDRDWKKIEDFVGSKTVIQIRSHAQKYFLKVQKNGTLAHVPPPRPKRKAAHPYPQKASKNAQMSLHVSMSFPTQINNVPGFTSWDDDTSALLNIAVSEVILPKDELTTLCGGGEDVIESNGSTSGGSPSASGIGSSSRTLSDSKTANQAPSMHGLPDFAEVYNFIGSVFDPDSKGRMKKLKEMDPINFETVLLLMRNLTVNLSNPDFEPASEYSDAAGEGPEQLSS, encoded by the exons ATGACTTCGTCGCTTTCAAGCAATCCGATGGTCGCTGAAGAAGAAAGACCGATGGAAACGTCAACAGATCTTATAGAGACAACGACGACGGAAGCTCCGGAGAAGAAGGTGAGGAAAGCCTACACGATCACTAAGTCCAGAGAGAGTTGGACGGAAGGAGAGCACGATAAGTTCCTCGAAGCTCTTCAATT GTTTGATCGTGACTGGAAAAAGATTGAAGATTTTGTTGGTTCAAAGACAGTTATTCAG ATCAGGAGCCATGcgcaaaaatactttttgaaggTCCAGAAAAACGGGACTTTAGCACACGTGCCACCTCCTAGGCCTAAACGCAAAGCTGCTCATCCTTATCCTCAAAAGGCATCGAAGAATG CTCAAATGTCGCTTCATGTTTCAATGTCCTTTCCTACTCAAATAAATAACGTGCCTGGATTCACTTCATGGGATGATGATACCTCTGCATTGCTTAACATAGCCGTAAGCGAGGTTATTCTACCAAAAGATGAACTTACTACTCTTTGTGGAGGAGGAGAAG ATGTTATTGAATCGAATGGGTCAACAAGTGGGGGTAGTCCTTCAGCATCTGGTATAGGAAGCTCAAGCAGAACACTATCTGATTCCAAAACGGCGAATCAAGCTCCCTCAATGCACG GTCTTCCTGATTTTGCTGAAGTTTATAACTTCATTGGGAGTGTCTTCGATCCTGACAGCAAAGGCCGCATGAAAAAACTCAAGGAAATGGATCCTATTAATTTCGAAACT GTTCTGCTATTGATGAGAAACCTCACAGTGAACTTGTCAAACCCTGACTTCGAACCTGCT TCTGAATACTCTGATGCTGCAGGGGAAGGTCCTGAACAATTAAGCTCTTAG